The Arcobacter roscoffensis genome segment ATATAAAATTGCTGCTCACTCTGCTGATATTGCAAGAGGAAGAAAAGGTGCAAGAGATATTGATGATGAAATGTCAGATGCAAGATACTCGTTTGATTGGAATAAGCAATTTGAACTTTGTTTAGATCCTGAAAGAGCAAAAGAGTACCACGATGAAACTCTTCCTCAAGATGTATTTAAAGAAGCAGAGTTTTGTTCTATGTGTGGACCAAAGTTCTGTTCATATAAAATCACACAAAAAATCGTAAAAGACCACGGTGATGCGATGGTTAACGCTGGATAAAAAGAGTGAAGAGTTTCACTCTTTTCAGCGTTAACGAGCTTTTTATGAAAATAGCAAATCTTGATTTGCGTAAATTTTCAAAAAGGTCAGACAAAATGCTGGATAAAAAAGTGAACAGTTTCACTCTTTTCAGCATTAACGAGCTTTTTATGAAAATAGCAAATCTTGATTTGCGTAAATTTTCAAAAAGGTCAGACAAAATGCTGGATAAAAAAGTGAAAACACAAACTTGTCCAAAACTATCTAAGAAAAAACACTCTTCAAAATAATTTGAAGAGTGCCTTTTTTATTTAAAACTTTCAAAACTATTTCCAAAAATCAAAATTACAAAAACAATAAAACTAAAGCCTTTAAAATTCTATGTATTTCATAAACTTTTGATAAAATATCACTGTTTAAAAAAGTAAATAAACCTTTACTTTTTACAAAAAAATAGAAAATTTAGCTTAATTAAGACAAAAATTATCCTATTTCAATTATAATACAAAAAATTTAAATATAAAACTTTATAAAAAGGATTTTTCTATGGCAAATATAGAAGATATTAAAAAAGAACTTGAGAAAGTTAAGTACCCTGGATTTGAAAAATCTATTATGGACTTTGGGTTCGTAAAAGATGTTCAATTAGAAGGAAATATAGCTTCAATTGTATTAGATATTACATCTACTGCTCAAGAAGTTGAAGAACAATTAAGAAAAGATATTCATGCCTGTATCAATGCTATTGGACTAGAAGTAAAACTTGGGTTCAATAAGCCACAAGCTCCAAAACAAAACTCTAACTCTGTAAGTGGTAAAAATATTGCTCCTCAGATTAAGAAAATTGTAATGGTAAGTTCAGGAAAAGGTGGAGTTGGTAAATCAACTACAACTGTAAACTTAGCAGTTGCTGCTTCTATGCAAGGTAAAAAAGTTGGTATTTTAGATGCTGATATCTATGGTCCAAATATTCCTAGAATGATGGGATTACAAGGAAAAGAAGTAGAAGTTATTGGTGAAAAAGCAAGACCACTTAATGCATATGGAGTAGATGTAATGTCTATGGGTGTATTAATGGATGAAGGTCAAGCAGTTATTTGGAGAGGGGCTATGATTATGAAAGCTATCCAACAACTGTTAAGAGATATTTTATGGGAAGAGTTAGATATTCTTTTCATTGATATGCCTCCTGGTACTGGTGATGCACAATTAACACTTGCTCAAAGTGTTCCTGTTGCAGCAGGTATCAATGTAACTACTCCTCAACATGTTGCACTTGATGATTCAAGAAGATCATTAGATATGTTCCAAAAGTTACATATTCCTGTAGCTGGTATTGTTGAAAATATGAGTGGATTTATTTGTCCATCATGTGAGACAGAATCAGATATTTTTGGAATGGGAACTTGTGAAGATTTAGCTGATCAATATAATACTCAAGTATTAGGAAACCTACCAATTGAGCCTGCAATTAGAGAAGGTGGAGATGGTGGTAAACCAATTACTTACTTTAATCCAGAATCAATCTCTGCAAAAAGATATATGGAAGCAGCATCAAAAGTAATTGCTTTCTTAGACAATGTAGATGATGATAGAACTAATGCTGATATTCAACCAACTACACCTCCTGGTGTAAGTGCTTGTTCAACAACAGCTGCAAGTGCTAGCTCTGCACAACAAACTCAACAATCATCAGGTGGTAGTTGTGGTACAGGGTGTGGTTGTCACTAAGACTTCAAGATAAAAAGTAGCAAAGCTACTTTTTATCTTATTTAAAATACTCTAAATAAATCTCTTCAATTTTTTGTTTTACTAGATGTTCTTTCCACTTGTGTCTTTCGCAAAATTTTAGAATCTCAGCTTCTTTCTCTTCTTCGTTACAAAAAAAGTATAATTTCTTTACAAAAGGTTTAGGAATATTTATAATTGCTTTTTCAAAATAGTTCTCTTTACACTCTTTAGAGCAAAAAACTTTTGAAATAGGTATTTTTTTAGAGCAGTATTGACAAGTATTTGCCATAATAACTCCTTTTTTGGAATTATATCTTTTAAAGTTTAAGTGCAACTTACTTGCATGAGTTGCACTTTAAAATTAATTTATTTAGTTCTTGAGTTTTTTTCTTCGATTCCAGACATACCAAATCTTCTAGCTAACTCTTGTTTAACTCTATCTGGGCTTATATTTTTTGAAGCAAGGGCAACTAAAACGTGATATGTAATATCAGCTGCTTCATAAATAATCTCTTCTTCATCATTATCTTTTATTGCAAAAGTAAATTCACCTGATTCTTCTACAATTTTTTTAAGCATAGAGTTTTGTTCACCATTTAAAAGTTTTGAAGTGTATGATTTACTTGGGTCATCATTTTTTCTTTCAAGTATAGTGTGATATAAGGTATCTATTACTCCATAAGCAGCTGTTGTATCAACTTCTACTTTTGATACTTCTTCATTTGTTTGTAAATCAGTAAAGAAACATGATTTTCTTCCTGTATGACAAGCTACACCTTCTTGATTTACTTTTAATAAAAGTGTGTCGTTGTCACAATCAAGCATAATATTTACTATTTCTTGTGTGTGATTAGAGCTTTCACCTTTTTTCCAAATTCTTTGTTTTGTTCTGCTAAAGTAGTGAGCGTAGTTTGTCTTGATTGTTAGCTCTAATGCTTCTTTATCCATGTATGCTAGCATTAATACTTCATTTGTTGTTGCATCTTGTGTAACTACAGGAATTAAACCATTAGTTTTTTCCCAATCAATTTTTTCTATTGCTTCCATTTTTGCCCTTAAAATTTTTTGCTTATATCAAGTTTTAGTTTTTCTACTTCTCTTGTGACTTTATCTACTTCAACTTCGCCGCCTATTTCTATATCTTTTTCTTTAAGCTTTTCTGTCTCAGCTATAGTTGGAGGAGGTGAATATTTTTCTTGCTTGTACTTTGAATATCTATCGTCTTCAAGTGGTATATCTAAGTTTATTTCATTTTTATTCTTAATACTCTCTTCTTGTTTCTCTTGTGCAAAGATAGTTGTTGTAAGTAAAAAAGTTAGTATTAAAATTAAGTTGTTTTTTTTCATTTGATTACTTTGTATAAAGTAGGGAAAACCCTACCTTATTATTTACCGTGTATTGCAGTATCTCTTGATTTGTCTTTAGTATCAACCCAGATATTTGGAGTTGAACCACCAGGAGTTAAGAAAATCTTAGCATCTTTGTTTTCTCTAAGTGCGTCGTTGAATTTCCCTTGAACTTGAATTTGTTGCATTCTTAATAAATCAGATGTTAAAGATTTTGCAATCTCTTTATTTGCTGCTGATTGAGCTTTCGCTTCAATAGTTACAGCATCTGCTCTACCTTGTGCTTCAATTCTGTTTTTATCAGCCTCACCTTTTGCAAGTGCAGCTTTTTTCTCAGCTTCTTGTTTTGCTCTTAAAACCTCGTATCTTACTCTTTCAGATTCTTGGTTAGCAATTTGAACTCTTTCAATTTGTTCTTTAATTTTTTCAGGTAATACAATCTCTCTTAATTGAACAGATTCTACACTTACAGGTGTATCTTCTAAAGCTTCAACTTGAGTTCTAATACCATTTTCAATTAAAGTAGCAATTTCATTTCTTCTTGTTGGTAATTCTTCTGCGTTAAATCCACCAACAATATTTCTTACAATATTTCTTACAACTGGATCAACAATTTTGTCTTCCCATCCAAGACCCCATGTAGCAATAGTAGTTGGAGCTCCATCTGCTGTTAATCTATATTGAACAGTTAATTCAATAGAAACAGGTAAACCTCTTGCATCTAAGATATTAATTGCTGGGTTTGATCTAATACTTTGGTCAAATCCACCCATTTGTTCAACACTTCTATAGTTGATAAGTCTTACTTTTGTATCAACTACAATAACTTTTTGGAATACTGGAAGGTATAAATGGAAACCAGGAGTTAATGGTTTATCTTCATATTTACCTGTAGTAACTTTAATACCTACTTGACCTGATTCAATAATCACAAATGGTTTAAAGATAAATAATGCAGCAATAATTATGATAATCACATAAATAAATCCTGCTTTTTTACCAAAGTTCTTGAAAAATTCTGGTGGCTCAAAAGGTGGTTGATAGTTTCCACCACCACCATTATTGTTGTTAGAACCACCACCATTATTCTGTTGTCTGTTTTTAAAATAGTCGTTGTCTATTGGCATTTTTTCCCTTATTTTATATTAATTTTAAAATATTAACTAAGATTAGTTAATGTATGTTAAATACTTAGTGTATTTTTCATTTCTACCTTGAACTACATCAAAGTATGCTTTTTGTAATACTTCTGTAATTGGACCTCTTGAACCACAACCTATAATTCTTGCATCAATATCTCTAATTGGTGTAACTTCAACAGCAGTTCCAGTAAAGAATGCTTCATCAGCAATATATACTTCTTCTCTTGTTAATCTTCTTCTTGTTACTGTGTATCCTAAGTCTTTTGCTAAGTCAATAACAGTAGCTTGAGTAATTGATTCTAAAGAGTTGTCATTTGGTGGAGTAATAATTTCTCCGTCTCTTACAATAAAGAAACAAGCACCAGAAGCCTCAGCAATGTAACCTTGGTCATCTCTTAATAATGCTTCATCATAACCACACTCAACAGCTTCACCTTTTGCCATTTGAGAGTTTAAGTAATTAGCAACTGCTTTTGCTTTACCCATTCCAGAAGTATTTGAGTTTCTAGTCATAGAGGCAATTTTTACTCTAACACCTTTTTTCATTCCTTCTTCACCTAAATATGCTCCCCATTCCCATGCAGAAATAGAAACATTTACAGGAGCTTGTTTATGATAAAGTCCCATAACTCCATATCCTAAGTAAACAAGTGGTCTAATATAAGCACCTTCAGTTAATTCATTTTTTTGTAATAATTCAATTTGTGCTTTATTTAGTTCCTCAGTACTAAATGGAACATCAATTAGTGTCATTTTAGCTGAGTTTATAAGTCTTTTAGTATGCTCTTCAAGTTTAAAAATAGCACATCTTCCATCATGAGTTTTATATGCTTTAGTACCTTCAATAGCACCATTTCCATAGTGAAGTGTATGTGAAAGAACATGTACTTTTGCATCATGCCAATCTACAAACTTTCCATCCATCCATATATATTTTGCTTCAGTCATCTTATAAATTCCTAATGATTTAATTTTTAATGATTATTCTATCTAAGATATTATTAAATTTAGGTCATAATTTAAAAGCTAGATTTCTTTTAGGGCTTTGAATAGTTACTTATGGTATATTATCAAAAAAATTTTAGGATTAGTTTTTTAGATGAGTAGATTTATAAAAAATATTGTTTTAGGTACATCGATTATATTAGTTATTGCAGGTTGTTCGGTTAAGGATTTTGATAAAATAGTTCAGCCAAAGAAAAAAGAGTTTGTTTATGAAAGACCAGTTGTTTCTGATGAACTTTTAAAGACAGTTCATGAGATAGTAAAAGCTATGTCTCAAAATAATTTACAACTTTTAAATAGTAAATTTATAAATCAAAACTTTGGTTTATATAACTTATATAAAATAGATGGTTTTGAAAACTTTACTTTTCAAAAAATGTTTTTCAATGTAGTTGAAGAAGAGACTATAAAGCTTGAAGAGTTTTCGCATTTTGTATCAAGAGTGCCTAAAAAAGCTATAAACTTACCAATAATAGAAACTGATTCTACTTTTAATTGTAGTCCTTACAATGATGCTTATTACGGCTGGACAAATCATGGGCTTTTTTTAAGTACAAATACTTCTACAAAATTAAAAAAATTTATGGAAGAGAAAAATATGCTTAAAAAAGACTCTTTTAAAAAAGAGGATTTTCATAAAGCAAAAATGATTGAACTTATGTCATATAAAGTTATATTAACACCTGAAATTGTGTTTCATTTAAATAAGCTAAATGATGGTAAATGGTACATAACTTTAATAGATAGAATAACAACAAACTGTAGCGTAAAAAAGGATTCTAAAAAATGAGTCAACAAGAATTTTGGAATAGTAAGTTTTCAAGAGATGGTTACCTTTATGGTATAAAACCAAATAGTTTTATTGCTTCAAAAGTAAAATCTTTTCCAAGGGGCGGAAAGGTTTTATGTTTAGGTGAGGGTGAAGGAAGAAATGCTATATTTTTAGCAAAAAGAGATATGGAAGTAACAGCAATTGATGCTTCAGATATCGGACTTTCAAAGCTTCATTTTAGAGCCTTAGAAGAAGGTGTTACGGTTGAGACTATTTGTGCTGATTTAAATGACTGGGAAGTGAAAGAACAATACGATGTAATAGTTGCTTCATATTTGCATATGTATAAAGAAGATAGAGCTAAACTTTTTGAAAAAATTCAGGATTCACTAAAACCTGATGGAATTTTTGTTGGTGAGTTCTTTTCTGTAAATCAACTAAACTACAATAGTGGTGGGCCAAAAGACAAAGATTTACTTTACACAATTGATGATTTTAAAAAAGCTTTTGCTTTGTGTCAAGGTGATATAAATGAAGTAGTAACTATTTTAGATGAAGGTAAAGGTCATCAAGGTGAAGCTTCTGTAATTAGAGTAGTTGTAGAAAACTAAAAGAGAAATTTTTTCCTAAGTTATAAATTGGTATATTATAACTTAGATATATAATAATTATAAGATTTTCAAATAAGAGTAAAAAATATGATAGATAAATTAAAAAGTATAATAAATGAAAGAGTATTAGTTATTGATGGAGCTATGGGAACACAGCTTCAATTAGCGGATATTAAAGACAAAGAGTGGGAATATGAGGGAATAAATTTAGAGGGTTGTAATGAACTTTTAAACTTAACAGCTCCTCATGTTTTAGAAAAGATTCATGATGATTATTTAGAAGCTGGGGCTGATATGATTTCAACAAATACTTTTGGTTCTATGCCATGGGTATTAGATGAGTATCAAATTCCTGAGACATCATATGAATTATCTAGACTTGGAGCAAAACTTGTAAAAGATTCTTGTGATAAGTTTAGTACACCCCAAAAACCAAGATATGTTTTAGGATCAATTGGACCTGGTACTAAACTTCCATCATTAGGTCATATAGCTTATGATGATATGTATGAAGGTTATAAGATTATGGCACAAGGACTTGCTGATGGAGGAACAGATGTGTTCTTACTTGAAACTTGTCAAGATCCCTTACAAATTAAAGCAGGATTACATGCTTTAAATGATGTGGCACCTCATATTCCTGTTATGGTATCTGTAACTATAGAGCTTAGCGGTACGATGCTTATAGGAACAGATGCTATGACAATTGCTGCAATTTTAGAACCATTTAATATTTTATCACTTGGATTTAACTGTGGTACTGGTCCTAAACAAGTACACAAACATGTAAAAACATTAAGTGAAATTTGTAAGTTCCCTATTTCTGTTCATGCAAATGCAGGACTTCCACAAAATAAAGGTGGAAAAACTTACTATCCAATGCAGCCTAAAGAGTTTACAGAGTTAACAAAAGAGTTCTTAGAGTTTAATGGAGTTTCATTTTTAGGTGGTTGTTGTGGTACTACTCCTGAACATATTAAAGCATTAGTTACAGATATTGAAGGTGTAGTTCCTAAGAAGCCTAGTGGATTTTTAAAAGCTTCATTAGCAAGTTTATTTAATGTAGTTCCATTAAAACAAGACCCAGCACCACTTCTAATAGGTGAGAGATCAAATGCTACAGGTTCAAAAGCCTTTAGAGAATTACTAAAAGCAAATAACTATGAAGGAACTTTAACAGTTGGTCAACAACAAGTTAGAGCAGGAGCTCACGTAATTGATGTATCAGTTGGATTTGCAGGTCGTGATGAAAGAGAAGATATGGATAAAGTTGTAGGACTTTACTCTCAAAAAGTATCACTTCCTTTAATGCCTGATTCAACACAAATTCCAGCACTTGAAGCAGCACTTAAACAAATAGGTGGAAGACCTATTATCAACTCAGTAAACCTTGAAGATGGTGAAGATAAGTTTGATGAGATTTGTTTACTAGCTAAAAAATTTGGTGCTGCTCTTGTTTGTTTAGTTATTGATGAAATTGGTATGGCTAAAACTTTAGAGAGAAAATTAGAAGTTGCTGAGAGAATTTATGACTTATGTGTAAATAGACATGGCTTTAAACCTGATGATTTAGTATTTGATATGCTTACATTTACTATTGGTTCTGGTGATGATGAGTATAGAACAGCTGGTGTTGAAACTCTTGAAGCTATTAAAGAGTTCCAAATAAGACACCCAGAAGTTGGAACTACTTTAGGACTTTCAAATATCTCTTTTGGACTTGACCAAAAAGCTAGAATTTACTTAAACTCAATTTACTTAGACCATTGTGTAAAAGCAGGACTTACAACAGCGATTGTAAATGTAAAACATATTTTACCTCTAAATAAAATTTCTGATGAAGACAGAAAAGCTTGTGATGATTTAATCTTTAATAATCAAGAAAATGGTGACCCATTATTTGCCTTTATTGACCACTTTGCAAACGTAGGTGATATGGAAGAACAAAGTGATGAAGAGTACCAAAAATTAGAGCCAGTTGAGAAAGTTAAAAAACTTTTATTAGATGGTGATAAAGATAGAATGTTACCACTTGTAGAAGAGTTAAGACATGAAGTAGAACCAGAAGTTATAGTAAATGAATGGCTTATTGATGGTATGAAAATTATTGGGGAACTGTTTGGTTCAGGTCAAATGCAGTTACCATTTGTACTTCAAAGTGCTGAAACTATGAAAGCAACAGTTGATAGCTTAAATCCTTATTTACCGAAAAAAGAGAAAGCTAGTGAAACTGTACTGGTACTAGGAACTGTAAAAGGTGATGTACATGATGTTGGTAAAAACTTAGTTGATATTATTCTTTCAAATAATGGATTTAAAGTAATCAATATTGGTATTAAAGCAGATTTAAATGACTTTATTATTGCTGTAAAAGAGAATAAAGCTCAAGCTATTGGAATGAGTGGATTACTTGTAAAATCAACAGCTGTGATGAAAGAAAATCTAGAAACACTTCAAAAAGAAGGAATTGATATTCCAGTACTTTTAGGAGGAGCTGCACTTACAAAAGGTTTTGTAAATGATTATTGTAGACCTATTTATGATGGTCCAATATTCTATTGTAGAGATGCCTTTGATGGAGTTGTTTCTATGCAAAGAATTGAAGAGGGTGATTTAGATAATACTGCACTTGCTGCTGATCTAATTGAAGAAGTTGATACAAGTGATAGGGTTGCAAAAGAAGAAGTTGAAATTCCTCCATATGAAGAGATAGAACTTCCAAAACCTACGCAGTTTACTTTCCCTCCACTTTGGGATAGAGTTGCAAAAACTGGTGATGAAGTAGATAAAGAGTTAGTGTTTAAATGGATTAACCATAGAGTTTTATTTAGACAAAGATGGGGATATAAAAGAGGAAAACAAAAAAGTGCAGATTTTATCAAGCATGAAGAAGAAGTTGTTAAGCCTTTATATGAAGAGTTAAAAGAAGAGTTAATTGATAAAAATATCTTTGATCCAATTGCTATTTATGAATACTACCCTTGTATGTCTTATGATAATAAACTTTATATTTTTGACAAAAAGTATTTATTTAACTCAGAAGATGAAGCTAGAAATAATAAGCCATCTTTGGATGAAGCGATAAAAGTATTTGAGTTCCCAAGACAGCAAAGAAAACCTTTTAGATGTATTGCTGATTATTTTGCAAATGATAGACTTGATGTAGTTGGATTTACTCTTGCTAGTGCAGGGCTTAAAGTAGCTGATTATGAAAGAGAGTATTACAACAAGGGTGAGTTTAATAAATATTATCAAATTCATGGACTTGGAGTTGAACTTGCTGAGGCTTTAGCTGAGGTTTTACATAAGCAAATTAGACTTGATTTAGATATTGTACCAAAAGAAGGACCAACACTAAATGATGTTCAAATGAAACAGTATGTAGGTTGTAGATACTCTCCTGGATATGCAGCTTGTCCTGATTTAGCTATGAATAGAGATATCTTTGATTTACTAGATCCTGAAAAATTTGGAATTGAGTTATCTGAGACATTCCAAATGCATCCAGAACAAACTACTTGTGCAATAGTAGTTCCTCACCACGACGCAAAATATTATAATATTTAAAAAGTAGGGTTTCCTACTTTTTAAAGTATAAAATAACTTCCAAAAACCCCATTAGATAGGGATTTAAGTTTATATAGGGCAAAATATATAAAATAATTACATCATGGGGTTTTAAATGGGGTTTTTAAAGAAAAAATCAACACTACTTTTACTATTAACTACTTTTTTTATAAGTGGATGTACAGTAACTCCCCAACCTCTAAGCAAAGAAGAAATAGCACTAAAAGCAAATCAAGATTTAAAACTAATAAATAGAATTTCTCCAATTATTACAGAACCAATTACAATAGATGAAGCAATAAATAAAGCCCTAAAAAATAATGTAAGAAATAAAATCAAGTTAATGCAAACAGCCCTAGCAAAACAACAAATTGATTTAGTTTATTATGACATGTTACCAAATCTAACTACAAGTGCAGGATACTCAAAAAGAGATGAGTATGCTGCATCTGCTAGTACTTCATTTAGTGGTGGAAATCCTGAGCCAATAACAGGTGAGCCTTCATACTCAGTATCTCAAGATAAAGAAAGAATTGATGCTGATATTTCTTTTAGTTGGAATGTTCTAGATTTTGGATTATCGTATGTGAAAGCTCAACAACAAGCTGATAAATACTTAATGGCAAAACAAAATGAAAGAAAAGTAATTCACAACATCGTACAAGAAGTAAGAAGAACTTACTATAAAGCTGCATCAGCTCAAGCCTTACTTAAAAAAATTGTTCCTATGATGAAAGATGTACAAGTAGCTTTAAATGATTCAAATAAAATTAAAAAACTTAGAATCAACTCGCCAATGGAGTCTTTGGCGTATCAAAGGGATTTACTTGAAGTATTAAGATCTCTTCAAGCTTTAGAGAGAAATCTTATGAATGCAAAAGTCGAGTTAGCTGAGCTTATGGGTTTAAAAGCTGGAACTCATTTTACACTTGCACAAGAAATTAAAACAGATTATGAGCTTCCCAAATTAAATCTTGGTTTAAAGCAAATGGAAATAATGGCTTTAGAGAATAGACCTGAGATTTTAGAGAGTAGATATAAACAAAGAATTTCACATAAAGAAACAACAAGAGCAATTTTGCAAATGCTTCCTGGAATTAAACTAAACAGTGGTATTTCTTATGATAATAATGATTATTTACTAAATAACAATTGGACTTCATACGGTGCAACTATTTCATGGAATTTATTAAATATCTTTAAAGCAAATACAAGTCAAAAAATTGCAAAAACAAAAATAGCTTTAGCAAAAGAACAAAAACTTGCTATTTCAATGGCAGTATTATCACAAGTTCATTTATCACTTGCAAACTTTGAACAGTCAAAAAAAGAGTATAAGCTTTCAAAGAAATATTTAGATGTGGCTCAAGAAATATACAAGTTAACAGAAGTTACAAATAAACTAAATATGAATAGTAGATTGATTTATACAAAAGAGAAATTAAACTATATCTTAGCACTTCTAAGACACTCTTCATCTTATGCAAATGTACAAAATAGCTATGGAAGAGTTTTTGCTTCAATTGGAACTTATGAAGATATAGGAAAAGAGACTTTAGAAAAAAATAGTGTTATAAAAGTAAAAGAGCCTAAAAAAACTAAAAAGAAAAAAGTAGAAATCAAAAAAGCTAAGCTTGAAAAGTTGGTAAAAACTGCTCAAACAACTCAAAATGTATATTTAAGAAAAGAAGCTCATAAAGATAGTATTTATAGTGTGGTTTTACTAAAAAATAGAAAAGTAAAGGTTTTAAGAGAGTTTGAAAATAAATATGGAAAATGGATAGAAACACCTCTTGGATATATCTATAAAAGTGCTGTATTTATAAAAGATGAAAAAGAAGATAATTTAAGTTTAGCAAGTAAAAAAGAGATAAAAAAGAGTATTTTTAAAGGGGTAGCTTTTAAAAATGCAAATATAAGAACAGAAGCAAATTGGCAAAGTCCAGTTCTTTTTTTACTTCCTAAAAACCAAGAAATAAATATTGAAGAGATTATATCAAACAACAAAGATGTTTGGTATAAAACATCTTTTGGATATATAAGTAATTTAGTGATGGATATAAAAGAGTAGAGAATGAAAAAGATATTTTTAATAGGATTTTTAATCACATATATTTTTGCCCAAGATGAAATTAGTTCAAGGGCTGTTATCACTTCTTATGATAAAACTATTTTATCAAGTGAACTAGCTGGAAATATCACTTATTTAAAAAAAATTGAGGGTGATTCTTTTAAAAAAGGTGATCTTTTAATAAAATTAAATTGTGATATTTATAAAGCACAAAAATCAAAAGCTGCAATTGAAAAAAATATAGCTTATTTAAAATATAAAAAAAATAAAAAATTAGAAAGCTTTAAATCAATAGGTAAGTTTGAAGTTGATATTGCAAGAGAAGAGTTTAGAAAACAAGAAGCAGAGTATAAAATAGCTTCAATAAATGTAAAAAGATGTAATATCTATGCTCCTTATAACGGAAGAGTAGTGACAAGAGAAGTCTCACAACATCAAAGTGTAAAACCAAATGAACAGATATTAGAGATTATCTCAACAGAGAGTTTGGAAGCAAAAACTTTTGTTCCCTCAACATGGTTAGCAATTCTAAAAAAAGATATGAAAGTTGTTTTAAACATAGATGAAACACAAACTTCAATTAGTGCAGTAGTAAAAGAAATAGGTTCGGTTGTTGACCCTATTAGTCAGACTGTTTTAGTTAGAGTCTCACTAGAAAAACCTTATGACAAAATAATACCAGGAATGAGTGCAACAGCAATATTTCAGATAAATGAGCAAAACTAAAGGCTTAATATGAAACGAAATCCACTAATAAGTGCCTTAGAACCAAGAGTTTTATTTGATGGGGCAGCAGTAGCAACTGCTGTTGATGTTTTAGATAATAATAGCTTTGAAAACAATGACACACCTGATAACCCTCCACAAGAAAATAAAAATAAAGAAATGGTTTTTATAGATAGTGAAGTTGAAAATAAAGAAGAAATAGTAAGTCAACTTGATGAAGACATAGAAGTCTATTTTTTAAATGATAAAAGTGATGTTTTAGAACAAATAGATACTATCTTAGAAAATAAAGAGGGTATTGATACTTTACATATAATCTCCCATGGTAAAGAAGGTGAACTCCTTTTTTCAAATGGCTCTTTAGATTTAGAAAATATAGAC includes the following:
- a CDS encoding TolC family protein, with amino-acid sequence MGFLKKKSTLLLLLTTFFISGCTVTPQPLSKEEIALKANQDLKLINRISPIITEPITIDEAINKALKNNVRNKIKLMQTALAKQQIDLVYYDMLPNLTTSAGYSKRDEYAASASTSFSGGNPEPITGEPSYSVSQDKERIDADISFSWNVLDFGLSYVKAQQQADKYLMAKQNERKVIHNIVQEVRRTYYKAASAQALLKKIVPMMKDVQVALNDSNKIKKLRINSPMESLAYQRDLLEVLRSLQALERNLMNAKVELAELMGLKAGTHFTLAQEIKTDYELPKLNLGLKQMEIMALENRPEILESRYKQRISHKETTRAILQMLPGIKLNSGISYDNNDYLLNNNWTSYGATISWNLLNIFKANTSQKIAKTKIALAKEQKLAISMAVLSQVHLSLANFEQSKKEYKLSKKYLDVAQEIYKLTEVTNKLNMNSRLIYTKEKLNYILALLRHSSSYANVQNSYGRVFASIGTYEDIGKETLEKNSVIKVKEPKKTKKKKVEIKKAKLEKLVKTAQTTQNVYLRKEAHKDSIYSVVLLKNRKVKVLREFENKYGKWIETPLGYIYKSAVFIKDEKEDNLSLASKKEIKKSIFKGVAFKNANIRTEANWQSPVLFLLPKNQEINIEEIISNNKDVWYKTSFGYISNLVMDIKE
- the metH gene encoding methionine synthase, translating into MIDKLKSIINERVLVIDGAMGTQLQLADIKDKEWEYEGINLEGCNELLNLTAPHVLEKIHDDYLEAGADMISTNTFGSMPWVLDEYQIPETSYELSRLGAKLVKDSCDKFSTPQKPRYVLGSIGPGTKLPSLGHIAYDDMYEGYKIMAQGLADGGTDVFLLETCQDPLQIKAGLHALNDVAPHIPVMVSVTIELSGTMLIGTDAMTIAAILEPFNILSLGFNCGTGPKQVHKHVKTLSEICKFPISVHANAGLPQNKGGKTYYPMQPKEFTELTKEFLEFNGVSFLGGCCGTTPEHIKALVTDIEGVVPKKPSGFLKASLASLFNVVPLKQDPAPLLIGERSNATGSKAFRELLKANNYEGTLTVGQQQVRAGAHVIDVSVGFAGRDEREDMDKVVGLYSQKVSLPLMPDSTQIPALEAALKQIGGRPIINSVNLEDGEDKFDEICLLAKKFGAALVCLVIDEIGMAKTLERKLEVAERIYDLCVNRHGFKPDDLVFDMLTFTIGSGDDEYRTAGVETLEAIKEFQIRHPEVGTTLGLSNISFGLDQKARIYLNSIYLDHCVKAGLTTAIVNVKHILPLNKISDEDRKACDDLIFNNQENGDPLFAFIDHFANVGDMEEQSDEEYQKLEPVEKVKKLLLDGDKDRMLPLVEELRHEVEPEVIVNEWLIDGMKIIGELFGSGQMQLPFVLQSAETMKATVDSLNPYLPKKEKASETVLVLGTVKGDVHDVGKNLVDIILSNNGFKVINIGIKADLNDFIIAVKENKAQAIGMSGLLVKSTAVMKENLETLQKEGIDIPVLLGGAALTKGFVNDYCRPIYDGPIFYCRDAFDGVVSMQRIEEGDLDNTALAADLIEEVDTSDRVAKEEVEIPPYEEIELPKPTQFTFPPLWDRVAKTGDEVDKELVFKWINHRVLFRQRWGYKRGKQKSADFIKHEEEVVKPLYEELKEELIDKNIFDPIAIYEYYPCMSYDNKLYIFDKKYLFNSEDEARNNKPSLDEAIKVFEFPRQQRKPFRCIADYFANDRLDVVGFTLASAGLKVADYEREYYNKGEFNKYYQIHGLGVELAEALAEVLHKQIRLDLDIVPKEGPTLNDVQMKQYVGCRYSPGYAACPDLAMNRDIFDLLDPEKFGIELSETFQMHPEQTTCAIVVPHHDAKYYNI
- a CDS encoding efflux RND transporter periplasmic adaptor subunit, with the translated sequence MKKIFLIGFLITYIFAQDEISSRAVITSYDKTILSSELAGNITYLKKIEGDSFKKGDLLIKLNCDIYKAQKSKAAIEKNIAYLKYKKNKKLESFKSIGKFEVDIAREEFRKQEAEYKIASINVKRCNIYAPYNGRVVTREVSQHQSVKPNEQILEIISTESLEAKTFVPSTWLAILKKDMKVVLNIDETQTSISAVVKEIGSVVDPISQTVLVRVSLEKPYDKIIPGMSATAIFQINEQN